Proteins from a genomic interval of Antedon mediterranea chromosome 5, ecAntMedi1.1, whole genome shotgun sequence:
- the LOC140050344 gene encoding aminoacyl tRNA synthase complex-interacting multifunctional protein 1-like isoform X1, with protein sequence MFLLRSAAARRLNLRSMASAEVKQRLEQRSREADQLIAQLKQQVDNLRTCAVAASGGSSLEKENADLRLKVDSLKAKLIDLEERNGSVQVSLPNVKVNAAPTVTTSPVAKEQPPSIAQPKKAAEAKPKKEKKEKKGSGTPQEKKEDVPVTISMMDLRIGKIVDVKKHPDADSLYVEVIECGEQVPRTVVSGLVKHVPIEEMQDRTVIICCNLKPAKMRGILSQAMVMCASGDTIELITPPAGSVPGDRISFDGYPLGDFPPQMNPKKKILEQILADLFTDENKVATYKGVPWKVEGKGICVAPTMAKTKIK encoded by the exons AT GTTTTTATTGAGGTCTGCTGCTGCAAGAAGACTGAATCTAAGAAGTATGGCAAGTGCAGAGGTAAAGCAAAGACTAGAACAAAGGTCACGGGAGGCAGATCAACTGATAGCACAGCTGAAACAACAAGTGGACAACCTGAGAACATGTGCAG tTGCAGCATCTGGTGGTAGCTCATTAGAAAAAGAAAATGCCGATCTGCGATTGAAAGTTGACAGTCTGAAGGCAAAGTTAATTGACCTGGAAGAAAGAAATGGAT CGGTGCAAGTCAGTCTACCGAATGTAAAAGTTAATGCTGCACCAACTGTTACTACCTCACCAGTTGCTAAGGAACAGCCGCCATCCATAGCCCAGCCTAAAAAGGCGGCGGAAGCAAAAccaaagaaagagaaaaaag aaaAGAAAGGCAGTGGAACGCCTcaagaaaagaaagaagatGTTCCCGTAACGATATCAATGATGGATCTTCGAATCGGCAAAATTGTAGATGTGAAAAAGCACCCTGATGCAGACTCATTGTACGTTGAAGTGATTGAATGCGGTGAACAAGTTCCCCGGACGGTAGTCTCCGGGCTAGTGAAGCATGTACCTATTGAAGAG ATGCAAGACCGTACCGTAATTATTTGCTGTAATTTGAAACCAGCTAAGATGCGTGGAATTCTAAGCCAAGCAATGGTGATGTGTGCAAGTGGTGATACAATAGAATTAATCACTCCCCCTGCTGGAAGTGTTCCAGGCGATCGTATAAGCTTTGATGGTTACCCTC TCGGTGATTTTCCACCTCAAATGAACCCAAAGAAGAAGATCCTGGAACAGATTCTGGCAGATCTATTTACAGACGAGAATAAAGTAGCAACTTACAAGGGAGTTCCGTGGAAGGTTGAAGGAAAAGGGATCTGTGTAGCGCCAACGATGGCCAAGACcaaaatcaaataa
- the LOC140050344 gene encoding aminoacyl tRNA synthase complex-interacting multifunctional protein 1-like isoform X2, with protein sequence MASAEVKQRLEQRSREADQLIAQLKQQVDNLRTCAVAASGGSSLEKENADLRLKVDSLKAKLIDLEERNGSVQVSLPNVKVNAAPTVTTSPVAKEQPPSIAQPKKAAEAKPKKEKKEKKGSGTPQEKKEDVPVTISMMDLRIGKIVDVKKHPDADSLYVEVIECGEQVPRTVVSGLVKHVPIEEMQDRTVIICCNLKPAKMRGILSQAMVMCASGDTIELITPPAGSVPGDRISFDGYPLGDFPPQMNPKKKILEQILADLFTDENKVATYKGVPWKVEGKGICVAPTMAKTKIK encoded by the exons ATGGCAAGTGCAGAGGTAAAGCAAAGACTAGAACAAAGGTCACGGGAGGCAGATCAACTGATAGCACAGCTGAAACAACAAGTGGACAACCTGAGAACATGTGCAG tTGCAGCATCTGGTGGTAGCTCATTAGAAAAAGAAAATGCCGATCTGCGATTGAAAGTTGACAGTCTGAAGGCAAAGTTAATTGACCTGGAAGAAAGAAATGGAT CGGTGCAAGTCAGTCTACCGAATGTAAAAGTTAATGCTGCACCAACTGTTACTACCTCACCAGTTGCTAAGGAACAGCCGCCATCCATAGCCCAGCCTAAAAAGGCGGCGGAAGCAAAAccaaagaaagagaaaaaag aaaAGAAAGGCAGTGGAACGCCTcaagaaaagaaagaagatGTTCCCGTAACGATATCAATGATGGATCTTCGAATCGGCAAAATTGTAGATGTGAAAAAGCACCCTGATGCAGACTCATTGTACGTTGAAGTGATTGAATGCGGTGAACAAGTTCCCCGGACGGTAGTCTCCGGGCTAGTGAAGCATGTACCTATTGAAGAG ATGCAAGACCGTACCGTAATTATTTGCTGTAATTTGAAACCAGCTAAGATGCGTGGAATTCTAAGCCAAGCAATGGTGATGTGTGCAAGTGGTGATACAATAGAATTAATCACTCCCCCTGCTGGAAGTGTTCCAGGCGATCGTATAAGCTTTGATGGTTACCCTC TCGGTGATTTTCCACCTCAAATGAACCCAAAGAAGAAGATCCTGGAACAGATTCTGGCAGATCTATTTACAGACGAGAATAAAGTAGCAACTTACAAGGGAGTTCCGTGGAAGGTTGAAGGAAAAGGGATCTGTGTAGCGCCAACGATGGCCAAGACcaaaatcaaataa